In a single window of the Lebetimonas sp. JH292 genome:
- a CDS encoding AAA family ATPase, with product MQKSKKNQIIVSILFGVLFALVVAYMFKGNYEELLTQIVAVVIVLAFFILFILLLKKSIPQQNPQQVQVEMNTGIEKDFVIKPTISNVTFKDVAGISEVKEELVEIVDFLKNPEKYKSFGINLPKGVLLVGPPGVGKTLIAKALAGEAGVPFFYQSGSGFVQMYVGVGAKRVRDLFSRAKANAPSIIFIDEIDAIGKARGTLRNDEREATLNQLLTEMDGFEGSEGVIVIGATNKVELLDEALMRPGRFDRRVFVELPGLNDRMEILKVHLRGRPFKGNLENIAKMTVGFSGAALASLVNEASIYALKKGKKYIEEEDFYAVKDKVLIGKKSVEFERISLVKDDFKEEDKEIISKTEIMNKIMVYLAGRVAVEERYNEKFSNAHMDLKKAKELAVKMIKDYAMGDDIVGDESEVAKVLKYCEDEVKNLYKSNELLIEKVYNILLKNEIIHKEDVIKNKNEIF from the coding sequence ATGCAAAAATCTAAAAAAAATCAGATAATTGTTTCTATTCTTTTTGGCGTTTTATTTGCCCTTGTGGTAGCTTATATGTTTAAAGGAAATTATGAAGAGTTATTAACCCAGATTGTAGCTGTGGTTATTGTGCTTGCTTTTTTTATTCTGTTTATTTTGCTTTTAAAAAAATCTATTCCCCAGCAAAATCCCCAGCAGGTTCAGGTTGAAATGAATACGGGAATAGAAAAAGATTTTGTAATAAAACCTACTATTTCCAATGTTACTTTTAAAGATGTTGCAGGTATAAGCGAAGTTAAAGAAGAGCTTGTTGAGATTGTAGATTTTTTAAAAAATCCTGAAAAATATAAATCTTTTGGAATAAATCTCCCAAAAGGTGTTTTACTGGTGGGCCCTCCGGGTGTGGGTAAGACATTGATAGCCAAGGCCCTTGCCGGGGAAGCGGGTGTTCCGTTTTTTTATCAAAGCGGAAGCGGTTTTGTTCAAATGTATGTGGGTGTTGGTGCAAAAAGAGTAAGAGATTTATTTTCTCGTGCAAAAGCAAATGCGCCAAGTATTATTTTTATCGATGAAATTGACGCTATTGGAAAAGCAAGGGGTACTCTTAGAAATGATGAAAGAGAAGCCACATTGAATCAGCTTTTAACCGAAATGGACGGGTTTGAAGGAAGCGAAGGAGTTATAGTAATAGGTGCAACTAATAAAGTGGAACTACTTGATGAAGCTCTTATGAGACCAGGAAGATTTGACAGGAGGGTTTTTGTGGAGCTTCCGGGGCTTAACGACAGAATGGAAATACTTAAAGTTCATTTAAGAGGCAGACCTTTTAAGGGAAATTTGGAAAATATAGCCAAAATGACGGTGGGATTTTCAGGGGCGGCACTTGCAAGTCTTGTTAATGAAGCAAGTATTTATGCACTTAAAAAAGGTAAAAAATATATAGAAGAAGAAGATTTTTATGCTGTAAAAGATAAAGTCTTAATAGGTAAAAAAAGTGTTGAATTTGAGAGAATTTCGCTTGTAAAAGATGATTTCAAAGAAGAAGACAAGGAAATAATTTCAAAAACGGAGATTATGAATAAAATAATGGTTTATTTAGCCGGGCGTGTGGCTGTGGAAGAGAGGTATAATGAAAAATTTTCAAATGCACATATGGATTTGAAAAAGGCAAAAGAGTTGGCGGTTAAAATGATAAAAGATTATGCAATGGGGGATGATATTGTGGGAGATGAGAGTGAAGTTGCAAAAGTGCTTAAATATTGTGAAGATGAAGTTAAGAATTTATATAAATCCAATGAATTATTAATAGAAAAAGTTTATAATATTTTATTAAAAAATGAAATTATTCATAAAGAAGATGTAATTAAAAACAAAAATGAAATATTTTAA